One window of Sinorhizobium numidicum genomic DNA carries:
- a CDS encoding MBL fold metallo-hydrolase has product MTISRRDLLTYSSVGAVGMLLALPTAREAIAKAPLSGVQVPGVYRFKIGSFEITVVSDGTISFPPEVLWPEASKGERDAVFGSDFTSTGTVVLQTNVLVVNTGNRLILIDAGSRGKFMPTAGKFLSNLAVAGVKPEQVDTVLVTHAHPDHLWGVTDAADKERTFVNAEYVFCEDELNFWRMPNHPFETDANWSFVWRRNTYNFEAIDDRIRTIKAGGEVTPGIMTMSTPGHTPGHVSIRIASEGEELVCTGDVVGNRAVGFQHPDWRGGFDLDLDQGVKTRRSFLDSAASKKVLVASYHLPFPGLGHVAREGTAYRWIQADWMWDL; this is encoded by the coding sequence ATGACCATTTCCCGACGTGATTTGCTGACCTATTCTTCCGTGGGAGCGGTCGGCATGTTGCTAGCTTTGCCGACTGCACGCGAGGCTATAGCAAAAGCACCCCTCAGCGGCGTTCAGGTTCCCGGAGTATATCGCTTCAAAATTGGTTCATTTGAGATCACTGTCGTTAGCGACGGCACCATCAGCTTTCCGCCCGAAGTTCTTTGGCCAGAGGCGAGTAAGGGTGAGCGGGATGCTGTGTTCGGCAGTGATTTCACCTCAACCGGGACGGTTGTCCTTCAAACCAACGTGCTTGTCGTCAACACCGGGAATCGTCTTATTCTCATCGATGCAGGGTCGCGCGGGAAGTTCATGCCTACGGCGGGCAAATTCCTTTCAAATCTCGCAGTCGCGGGAGTTAAGCCGGAGCAGGTTGATACTGTCCTCGTCACGCATGCTCACCCGGACCATCTGTGGGGTGTCACCGATGCCGCGGATAAAGAGCGGACCTTCGTGAACGCCGAATACGTGTTTTGCGAGGACGAACTGAATTTCTGGCGCATGCCAAACCATCCGTTCGAAACAGACGCCAACTGGAGCTTCGTTTGGCGCCGCAACACGTACAACTTCGAAGCAATCGATGATCGCATCCGCACCATAAAGGCGGGCGGCGAGGTCACCCCTGGTATCATGACAATGAGCACGCCCGGCCATACTCCAGGCCACGTTTCGATTCGCATAGCGTCGGAAGGGGAAGAACTCGTCTGCACCGGCGACGTGGTCGGAAATCGCGCTGTCGGATTTCAGCATCCTGACTGGCGTGGTGGCTTCGATCTCGACCTCGATCAGGGCGTTAAGACTCGCCGGTCGTTCCTCGATAGTGCCGCTTCGAAAAAGGTTCTCGTCGCAAGCTATCATCTCCCGTTCCCGGGCTTGGGCCACGTCGCCCGAGAAGGGACGGCCTACCGCTGGATTCAAGCCGATTGGATGTGGGATTTGTAG
- a CDS encoding calcium-binding protein encodes MYGDSFESISGRGGNDWLDGGAGDDILVGDAFIFGDFVVGGDDRLEGGQGKDRLYGDGLTEGVLDSGTGGNDQLYGGSGNDFLVGDVLSARFGSGGNDLLDGGSGDDLLYGDAESGVETAGGDDVVIGGRGNDQLWGDGGLTSSFVVQTGADRFLFAQHSGRDDIFDFEIDKDVIQVSLDYGYSNFADLLPNISDDANGNAVVHLNGTVDQVTLLRVQTADLSAANFVFSNADLEIV; translated from the coding sequence TTGTACGGCGATAGCTTCGAGTCCATCAGCGGACGCGGCGGCAACGACTGGCTCGACGGCGGCGCCGGAGACGATATCCTCGTCGGCGACGCTTTCATCTTCGGCGACTTTGTGGTTGGCGGGGACGACCGGCTCGAGGGCGGACAGGGTAAGGACAGGCTCTACGGCGACGGCCTCACCGAGGGCGTCCTAGACTCGGGCACTGGCGGCAACGACCAGCTCTATGGCGGCTCGGGCAATGACTTCCTCGTCGGCGATGTGCTTTCCGCACGCTTCGGCAGTGGCGGCAACGACCTGCTCGACGGTGGCTCGGGCGATGATCTCCTATACGGCGATGCAGAGTCTGGCGTGGAGACCGCGGGTGGAGACGACGTGGTGATTGGCGGCCGCGGCAACGATCAGCTCTGGGGCGATGGTGGGCTTACCTCGTCTTTCGTGGTGCAAACGGGTGCCGACCGGTTCCTGTTTGCCCAGCACAGTGGGCGGGACGACATTTTCGACTTCGAGATCGACAAGGATGTCATCCAGGTCTCGCTCGACTACGGCTACAGCAACTTCGCCGACTTGCTGCCTAACATCAGCGACGATGCCAACGGGAACGCCGTCGTGCATCTGAATGGCACGGTCGACCAAGTCACCCTGCTTCGCGTCCAGACGGCCGATCTCAGCGCTGCCAACTTCGTCTTCTCGAATGCAGACCTGGAGATTGTCTGA
- a CDS encoding BA14K family protein: MKRLAIVTLSLVTALTSVPPAVAFPTVAVPKIEVPEAQPVQYRRYRGGYDRGYRGGYRGYRGHRHHNGDDDWAWALGGLATGAIIGGLLAQPRYYGPSYYDQGYYDQGYYGATYYRPRYYAPRYYRQVYYGANTHTRWCYARYRSYRAYDNTFQPFYGPRRACVSPYY, from the coding sequence ATGAAAAGGTTAGCAATCGTTACCCTGTCGCTGGTGACGGCGCTGACGAGCGTCCCGCCGGCCGTGGCGTTTCCCACCGTTGCCGTGCCGAAGATCGAAGTCCCAGAGGCGCAGCCGGTCCAGTACAGGCGTTACCGCGGCGGCTACGACCGTGGATACCGGGGCGGCTATCGAGGCTACCGCGGGCATAGACACCACAATGGTGACGACGATTGGGCTTGGGCACTCGGCGGGCTCGCGACCGGCGCAATCATCGGCGGATTGCTGGCGCAGCCGAGGTATTATGGCCCCAGCTACTACGATCAGGGCTACTACGATCAGGGCTACTACGGGGCGACTTATTACCGTCCGCGCTACTACGCGCCGCGCTATTACCGCCAGGTCTATTACGGCGCCAACACACATACGCGCTGGTGCTATGCACGCTACCGGTCCTACAGGGCTTACGACAACACGTTCCAGCCCTTTTACGGTCCGCGACGGGCGTGCGTCTCGCCCTACTATTGA
- a CDS encoding DUF2950 family protein, producing MTIAPLTKGPARPELIRALKFRSSLGRYFGYHYRILTGQGANVAGGRYDHVINGNMIGGFALSPRLGSGVVNAPAIACLETAEAVRSLILGFLMPDRHSPWTKLSDKLASIILSFGATARSGMLQAQL from the coding sequence ATGACGATCGCTCCATTGACGAAAGGTCCGGCGCGACCTGAGTTAATCAGGGCGTTGAAATTTCGATCGTCGCTTGGCCGCTATTTCGGCTATCACTATCGGATTCTGACCGGTCAGGGCGCAAACGTCGCCGGCGGCCGGTACGACCATGTCATCAACGGCAACATGATTGGCGGCTTTGCCTTGTCGCCACGCTTAGGATCAGGCGTCGTGAATGCGCCGGCCATTGCATGTCTCGAAACCGCCGAAGCAGTTCGCAGTCTTATCCTCGGCTTTCTCATGCCCGACCGACACTCACCATGGACGAAGCTTAGTGATAAGCTAGCGTCTATAATATTGTCCTTTGGTGCAACGGCACGTAGTGGTATGCTCCAAGCGCAACTTTAG
- a CDS encoding sensor histidine kinase — protein sequence MSPLPENASALICLLLVAIFSATGVGSAGAAGPVPRVLILYPYDERIPATNIVGEATRTRLLEATAGKIELFSEFLDLSRFPETRHVERMARYLAEKYTNRRPDLVIALGEESTRFIVTNRNAIAPNAKIVFGGFGSATAEELRLPDDVVGALTEFEIRKTIEMAIGLQPDARKLVVIAGSAEFDKAWIAAAQEDLAGLPPNIQTTYLTGLSIDEFAEHVAALPPDTIVIVLTVLSDRTGRNFVPRNSLEKIASAANAPVYGPYSTYLGHGVVGGNAATFESTGAAVAGLAIDALGGNAITDVTVPQSYMADARQLRRWGLSEADLPPGTVVSFNEGSLWEEYWKEIIAISVFVAAQSLVIVSLVFERRRRAAAEFQARRRLLEVIHLNQSATAGALSASIAHELNQPLGAIRINAETAAVMLESKEPDLKLIRQILADIRDDDQRAGDIIAQMRGLLKKRSEIDWQEFDLKDVIQSAIHILKPEAERRNVVVSSMGPLQGLPVRADRVHVQQVILNLATNAMDAMLHASAAERNLVFQTTLTGTNGKVEVSISDTGSGIPSDKLSSIFDAFYTTKPAGTGLGLSIARVIIEIYGGKIWAANRPEGGAVFRFVLPLARPG from the coding sequence ATGAGCCCTTTGCCCGAGAATGCGTCCGCCCTCATTTGCCTTCTGTTGGTCGCAATATTCTCAGCGACTGGCGTGGGTTCCGCAGGAGCGGCGGGTCCGGTTCCGCGTGTCCTGATCCTCTACCCCTATGACGAGCGAATTCCTGCTACGAACATCGTCGGCGAGGCAACAAGAACGCGGCTGCTCGAGGCGACCGCCGGCAAGATCGAACTCTTTTCGGAGTTCCTCGACCTTTCCAGATTCCCCGAGACGCGCCACGTCGAACGCATGGCGCGGTATCTTGCTGAGAAATATACCAATCGCCGTCCGGACCTGGTCATCGCCCTGGGCGAGGAATCAACCCGCTTCATTGTAACAAACCGGAATGCGATCGCACCGAATGCGAAGATCGTCTTTGGCGGTTTCGGCAGTGCGACTGCCGAGGAATTGCGCTTGCCCGACGACGTCGTCGGCGCCTTGACGGAATTCGAAATCAGAAAAACCATCGAGATGGCGATCGGACTTCAGCCCGACGCTCGCAAACTTGTGGTGATCGCGGGATCCGCGGAATTCGACAAAGCATGGATAGCCGCAGCGCAGGAGGACCTAGCCGGTCTGCCGCCGAACATCCAGACGACCTATCTCACCGGATTGTCGATCGATGAGTTTGCCGAGCACGTGGCAGCTCTTCCGCCAGACACGATCGTCATCGTCTTGACCGTACTTAGTGATCGCACCGGCCGGAACTTCGTCCCGCGCAATTCGCTGGAGAAGATCGCAAGCGCGGCCAACGCCCCCGTCTATGGTCCATACTCAACATATCTTGGACATGGGGTCGTTGGCGGCAATGCGGCGACCTTCGAATCCACGGGGGCCGCCGTCGCCGGTCTGGCCATCGACGCCCTTGGCGGCAACGCGATCACCGACGTGACTGTGCCGCAAAGCTACATGGCCGATGCACGGCAGTTGCGGCGTTGGGGGCTTTCGGAAGCCGATCTTCCTCCGGGCACTGTTGTGTCCTTCAACGAAGGATCACTGTGGGAGGAATATTGGAAGGAGATCATAGCGATTTCCGTCTTTGTCGCAGCCCAGAGCCTAGTCATTGTGTCGTTGGTCTTCGAACGCCGTCGACGGGCAGCCGCGGAGTTTCAGGCGCGGCGCCGTCTTCTCGAGGTTATCCATCTAAACCAATCGGCAACTGCCGGTGCACTGTCGGCCTCGATCGCCCATGAACTCAACCAGCCGCTCGGTGCCATCCGCATCAACGCCGAAACCGCGGCCGTGATGCTTGAAAGCAAAGAACCCGACTTGAAGCTGATCAGGCAGATTCTGGCGGATATCCGCGACGACGATCAGCGCGCCGGCGACATCATTGCCCAAATGAGGGGATTGCTGAAGAAGCGAAGCGAGATCGACTGGCAGGAATTCGACCTGAAGGATGTGATCCAGAGCGCCATTCACATACTCAAACCGGAAGCTGAGCGCCGAAACGTCGTCGTGAGTTCGATGGGGCCACTACAGGGGTTGCCGGTTCGCGCCGATCGGGTCCATGTCCAGCAAGTCATCCTCAACCTCGCGACAAACGCCATGGACGCCATGCTCCATGCGTCGGCCGCCGAGAGGAATTTGGTGTTTCAAACGACGCTGACCGGGACAAATGGAAAGGTTGAAGTGTCGATCTCCGACACCGGCTCCGGGATTCCGAGCGACAAGCTCAGCAGTATTTTCGATGCTTTCTATACGACGAAGCCTGCGGGCACCGGCCTTGGTCTTTCGATTGCCCGTGTGATAATAGAAATCTATGGCGGCAAGATCTGGGCCGCCAATCGCCCCGAGGGCGGTGCTGTATTTCGCTTTGTCCTACCCCTTGCGCGACCGGGGTGA
- a CDS encoding response regulator transcription factor — translation MNPTVHIVDDDKSFRTAVGRMLEASGFHVASYASGEELLARLPSGHGCILLDLQMPGLSGLELQARLADLAPLLPIVFLTGRGDIGTTVRAMKAGAHDFLEKPASSAALLEAVERALQLCETRRLEQDRVQAFHMRIASLTPRESQVFDLIVRGKRNKQIAYELSTSERTVKAHRHNVMEKLGARSLAEVVSMAERLGRLEKTT, via the coding sequence GTGAACCCGACCGTTCACATCGTCGATGACGACAAATCGTTCCGCACGGCGGTGGGGCGAATGCTGGAGGCTTCAGGCTTCCACGTCGCGTCCTATGCATCGGGGGAAGAGTTACTGGCGCGCCTACCAAGTGGACATGGCTGCATTCTGCTCGACTTGCAGATGCCTGGCCTGTCCGGCTTGGAGCTGCAGGCTCGTCTTGCCGACCTGGCGCCTCTCCTGCCTATCGTATTCCTGACCGGCCGTGGCGATATCGGGACCACTGTGCGGGCGATGAAGGCCGGCGCCCATGACTTTCTCGAAAAGCCGGCCTCGAGCGCGGCGTTGCTTGAGGCCGTTGAACGGGCGCTGCAGCTTTGTGAGACGAGACGGCTGGAGCAAGATCGCGTCCAGGCCTTTCACATGCGCATCGCCAGCCTCACACCGCGGGAATCACAGGTCTTCGACCTGATCGTCCGCGGCAAGCGCAACAAGCAGATCGCCTATGAGCTCAGCACATCCGAGCGAACCGTCAAGGCACATCGGCACAACGTCATGGAAAAGCTCGGCGCCCGTTCTCTGGCCGAGGTCGTGTCGATGGCGGAAAGGCTGGGAAGGCTTGAAAAAACCACATGA
- a CDS encoding response regulator transcription factor: protein MDKRPRTVAVVEDNPSMRTSVERLLNAHGLTTEGYSSAEAFLSDPKATEIGCLVLDIHLDGMSGIELRHRLKPAHCRLPVIFITAVDDDALELEARRVGCVAYLRKPFPAASLITAINEALAGNATD, encoded by the coding sequence TTGGACAAACGACCACGCACGGTTGCTGTCGTGGAAGACAATCCGAGCATGCGAACAAGTGTCGAGCGGCTGCTGAACGCACATGGTTTGACGACCGAGGGATACTCGTCGGCCGAAGCCTTCCTCAGCGACCCTAAGGCCACGGAGATTGGCTGCCTCGTGCTCGACATCCACCTTGACGGCATGTCGGGCATCGAGTTGCGACACCGGCTGAAACCCGCGCATTGCAGGCTCCCAGTCATTTTCATCACGGCAGTCGACGACGATGCGCTCGAACTGGAGGCACGTAGGGTGGGTTGCGTCGCCTATCTTCGCAAGCCGTTTCCCGCCGCCTCGTTGATTACCGCCATCAATGAGGCACTCGCGGGGAATGCAACCGATTGA
- a CDS encoding arylsulfatase — MSDKQANPRHHPSRRDILLAGGSLLALTALGPITSGSAKAQAPGPKPNILVIFGDDIGWWNTSAYNRGQMGYQTPNIDRIADEGAIFTDLYAQQSCTAGRAAFITGQSCFRTGLLKVGLPGAKEGLSDKDPTLAELLKPHGYATGQFGKNHLGDRNEFLPTVHGFDEFFGNLYHLNAEEEPENPDYPKDPQFRAKFGPRGVLRCVASDTDDPTEDPRFGRVGKQKIEDTGPLDKRRMETVDAEFLGAAMNFIDKNQKAGKPFFCWFNATRMHIYTHLKPESQGKTGLGLVADGMTEFDGMVGQLLKQLDDLGIADNTIVLWTTDNGAELFSWPDGGSTPFHGEKNTNWEGGYRVPGVIRWPGVIKPGTEINDIVSHEDWVPTLVAAAGEPNVKEKLLAGYEAAGKTFKVHLDGYNQRELLAGTGQSSRKEYFYWTDDGNLAGLRYDRWKIVFMEQRAEGLDVWQDPLITLRFPKLIDLRADPFEMAQHVAGDYARWRVEHAFALVPAQAFVARHLQTYVDFPPRQKPGSFALNEVLAKLQEAGKH; from the coding sequence ATGAGCGACAAGCAAGCAAATCCGCGCCACCATCCAAGCCGGCGTGACATTCTTCTGGCGGGCGGATCCCTGCTTGCCCTAACGGCACTGGGGCCGATAACCAGCGGGAGTGCGAAAGCGCAAGCACCAGGTCCCAAGCCGAATATCCTGGTCATCTTCGGCGACGACATCGGCTGGTGGAACACGAGCGCCTACAACCGCGGCCAGATGGGATATCAGACGCCCAATATCGATCGCATTGCCGACGAAGGGGCGATCTTCACTGACCTTTACGCCCAACAGTCGTGCACGGCGGGACGCGCCGCGTTCATTACCGGGCAAAGCTGCTTCCGTACCGGCTTGCTCAAGGTCGGCCTGCCAGGTGCCAAGGAAGGCCTCTCGGACAAGGATCCGACGCTCGCCGAACTGCTCAAGCCGCATGGCTACGCGACCGGCCAGTTTGGCAAGAACCATCTGGGCGACCGCAATGAGTTCCTGCCTACGGTTCATGGATTCGATGAGTTCTTCGGCAATCTCTATCACCTCAATGCCGAGGAAGAGCCGGAAAATCCGGACTACCCGAAGGACCCGCAGTTCCGCGCCAAGTTCGGGCCGCGCGGCGTGCTTAGATGCGTGGCAAGCGACACGGATGACCCGACTGAAGACCCGCGCTTTGGCAGGGTAGGCAAGCAGAAAATTGAGGACACCGGACCTCTCGACAAAAGGCGCATGGAGACCGTGGATGCGGAATTCCTGGGCGCCGCGATGAATTTCATCGATAAGAACCAGAAGGCCGGAAAGCCGTTTTTCTGCTGGTTCAATGCGACCCGCATGCATATCTACACGCATCTGAAGCCGGAGTCGCAAGGCAAGACCGGCCTCGGTTTGGTGGCCGACGGGATGACGGAATTCGACGGCATGGTCGGCCAGCTTCTGAAGCAACTGGATGACTTGGGCATCGCCGACAACACCATCGTACTGTGGACGACCGACAATGGCGCGGAGCTCTTTTCGTGGCCGGACGGCGGCTCCACGCCGTTTCATGGGGAGAAGAACACCAACTGGGAAGGCGGCTACCGAGTTCCTGGGGTCATTCGCTGGCCGGGGGTCATCAAGCCCGGCACGGAAATCAACGACATCGTCTCTCACGAAGACTGGGTGCCGACATTGGTGGCCGCGGCAGGGGAGCCGAACGTCAAGGAGAAGCTGCTGGCGGGCTATGAGGCGGCAGGGAAAACATTCAAGGTCCATCTCGACGGGTACAATCAGCGGGAGCTCCTCGCCGGCACTGGGCAAAGTTCGCGCAAGGAATACTTTTATTGGACCGACGACGGCAATCTCGCCGGGCTGCGCTATGACCGCTGGAAGATCGTGTTTATGGAGCAGCGGGCCGAAGGTCTCGATGTGTGGCAGGACCCGTTGATAACGCTGCGCTTCCCCAAGCTTATAGACTTGCGCGCTGATCCTTTCGAGATGGCCCAGCACGTCGCCGGCGACTACGCCAGATGGCGCGTCGAGCATGCCTTTGCGCTCGTACCGGCGCAGGCCTTTGTGGCCCGGCACCTGCAGACCTACGTCGATTTCCCGCCGCGGCAAAAGCCCGGCAGTTTCGCGCTGAACGAGGTGCTGGCGAAGCTGCAGGAGGCAGGGAAACACTGA
- a CDS encoding HAD family hydrolase produces the protein MTYFIRVAKSYLLPIILLVFASSAQGADALPSWNEGRAKQSIVSFVERVTAQGSADFVPVPERIAVFDNDGTLWAEQPMYFQLLFALHRVKVLAPQHPEWASQEPFASLLKGDLKGALSGGGTAIMQIVMATHSGMTTEEFEQIVRDWTASAKHPKTGQLYTKMVYQPMLEVLAYLRANGFKTYIVSGGGIDFMRVFSEEVYGIPPEQVIGSSGKTKFEMRDGTPLLMRLAEVNFIDDKAGKPVGIHQHIGRRPIAAFGNSDGDLQMLQWTCRPPGPRFCLFVRHTDGDREWAYDRASSIGRLDKGLDEAGIMNWTVVDMKTDWRKVFAFEP, from the coding sequence ATGACCTATTTCATTCGTGTTGCAAAGAGCTACCTGTTGCCCATCATTCTGCTGGTATTCGCTTCATCTGCCCAAGGCGCAGATGCGCTTCCCTCCTGGAATGAAGGCAGGGCCAAGCAGTCGATAGTCTCGTTCGTCGAGCGCGTGACCGCTCAAGGTTCGGCGGATTTCGTACCTGTCCCGGAGCGTATCGCCGTCTTTGACAATGATGGCACCTTGTGGGCCGAGCAGCCGATGTACTTTCAGCTCCTGTTCGCACTTCACCGTGTGAAGGTGCTCGCCCCTCAACATCCCGAATGGGCCTCGCAGGAGCCGTTTGCCTCGCTGCTGAAGGGTGACCTGAAGGGGGCGCTCTCAGGCGGCGGAACGGCAATCATGCAGATCGTAATGGCCACTCATTCGGGCATGACCACCGAGGAGTTTGAACAGATCGTCCGCGACTGGACTGCCAGCGCCAAGCATCCGAAAACCGGGCAGCTCTACACGAAGATGGTCTACCAGCCGATGCTGGAGGTGCTGGCCTACCTGCGCGCCAACGGTTTCAAGACTTACATCGTCTCTGGTGGCGGGATCGATTTCATGCGCGTTTTCAGCGAAGAAGTTTATGGCATTCCACCCGAGCAGGTGATCGGCAGCAGCGGCAAGACCAAGTTCGAAATGCGCGACGGAACGCCCTTGCTGATGCGGCTGGCCGAAGTCAACTTCATCGACGACAAGGCTGGCAAGCCGGTAGGCATCCACCAGCACATCGGCCGTAGACCGATAGCGGCGTTCGGCAATTCCGACGGCGATCTTCAGATGCTGCAATGGACGTGCAGGCCTCCCGGCCCACGATTTTGCCTTTTCGTCCGTCACACCGACGGGGACCGAGAATGGGCTTATGACAGGGCCTCGTCGATCGGCCGGCTGGACAAAGGCCTGGACGAAGCCGGGATCATGAACTGGACGGTTGTCGACATGAAGACCGACTGGAGAAAGGTGTTCGCGTTCGAACCGTGA
- a CDS encoding formylglycine-generating enzyme family protein, with the protein MVWIPGGTFLMGSDRHYPEEAPAHKVAVTGFWIDVCPVTNRDFAAFVEATGYVTVAERPVDPADYPGAKPDMLLPSSVVFSRTKARVDLRNHYNWWAYVRGANWRHPYGPASSIKRLQDHPVVHVAYEDAETYATWAKKELPTEAEWEFAARGGLEAADYVWGDELTPGGRQMANTWQGEFPWQNLREDGYERTSPVAAFPANGYGLFDMAGNVWEWTSDWYQEHGRIDSPCCTISNPKGADQADSLDPLQPHIRIPRKVMKGGSHLCAPNYCRRYRPAARMAQPVDTSTCHVGFRCISRDPTRDV; encoded by the coding sequence ATGGTGTGGATTCCCGGCGGCACATTCCTCATGGGATCGGACAGGCACTATCCCGAAGAGGCGCCGGCACACAAGGTGGCGGTGACTGGCTTCTGGATCGACGTCTGTCCGGTCACCAATCGCGATTTTGCGGCATTCGTCGAGGCGACCGGCTATGTCACCGTGGCTGAGCGGCCCGTCGATCCCGCAGATTATCCGGGTGCGAAGCCGGATATGCTGCTGCCGTCCTCCGTGGTGTTCAGCAGGACCAAGGCGCGTGTCGATCTCCGCAATCACTACAACTGGTGGGCCTACGTCAGAGGCGCGAACTGGCGGCATCCTTATGGACCAGCAAGCTCGATCAAGCGCCTGCAGGATCATCCGGTGGTCCATGTGGCCTACGAGGATGCGGAAACCTATGCCACCTGGGCGAAAAAGGAGCTGCCCACCGAGGCCGAGTGGGAGTTTGCGGCGCGCGGCGGGCTCGAAGCGGCAGACTATGTCTGGGGTGATGAACTGACACCCGGTGGCAGGCAGATGGCCAACACCTGGCAGGGCGAATTCCCCTGGCAGAACCTCCGCGAAGACGGCTACGAGAGAACCTCGCCTGTCGCCGCCTTTCCAGCGAATGGCTACGGCCTTTTCGACATGGCTGGCAATGTCTGGGAGTGGACCTCCGACTGGTATCAGGAACATGGCAGGATCGACAGCCCGTGCTGCACGATCTCCAACCCGAAGGGCGCGGACCAAGCCGACAGCCTCGATCCGCTCCAACCGCACATTAGAATCCCGCGAAAGGTCATGAAAGGCGGCTCACATCTTTGCGCCCCGAACTATTGCCGGCGCTACCGTCCGGCGGCCCGGATGGCGCAGCCCGTCGACACTTCGACGTGCCATGTGGGGTTCCGCTGCATTTCGCGCGATCCGACTAGAGATGTTTGA
- a CDS encoding ROK family protein: MKGNASTSRALNRRLILNLLRNRGPVSRAELASVTGLSPAAVTFVVTELMDEALVVEREAVASSNGRRPIPMDINYEAHLALGFKLNRSSIDCVLTDLATSPLSTLQATVGDTSPEGMIEAIRGAIPRLLAGAARDEKDIMGIGVSIPGEVDPRNGVCLQSPRFGWRDLPFAEMLAERVHAPVWIDDDVNAFAIAQKLFGAGRNHRNFAALAIGAGIGCSLVLNGDIYHGSNSAAGKLGHITSVPDGELCECGRRGCLMAHAAEPYMIAEWGRRRGVEPTRDDFVASAAAGDEDALEILENAGSRIGRHLADLVNLFDPEVIVVGGEAVQFGDALLDPLKRSMDQFLFFSKPEIQTDWVPSSWARGAAALATQGIFDFERLPSG; this comes from the coding sequence TTGAAAGGGAATGCGAGCACGTCGCGCGCGCTGAACAGGCGGCTGATCTTGAATCTGCTGCGCAACCGCGGACCCGTATCGAGAGCCGAACTCGCCTCGGTGACGGGTCTCAGCCCTGCAGCCGTCACGTTCGTCGTCACAGAACTGATGGATGAGGCGTTGGTGGTGGAACGGGAGGCGGTCGCGAGCTCGAACGGTCGCCGGCCCATACCGATGGATATCAACTACGAGGCCCACCTGGCATTGGGCTTCAAGCTCAACCGCAGCAGCATCGACTGCGTGCTCACCGACCTCGCCACTTCGCCCCTTTCCACATTGCAGGCGACCGTTGGCGATACCAGTCCGGAGGGCATGATCGAGGCAATCCGGGGCGCCATTCCGCGCCTTCTGGCGGGGGCCGCGCGTGACGAGAAGGACATCATGGGGATCGGCGTATCCATCCCCGGCGAGGTGGACCCGAGGAACGGCGTCTGTCTCCAGAGCCCGCGCTTTGGCTGGCGTGATCTTCCCTTCGCGGAAATGCTGGCGGAGCGAGTGCATGCCCCCGTCTGGATAGACGACGACGTCAACGCCTTCGCGATCGCGCAAAAGCTGTTCGGCGCCGGCCGCAACCACCGCAATTTCGCGGCCCTTGCGATCGGCGCCGGGATCGGCTGCTCTCTGGTGCTGAATGGCGATATCTACCACGGAAGCAACAGCGCGGCCGGCAAGCTCGGGCACATCACCTCCGTGCCCGACGGGGAACTCTGCGAATGCGGCCGGCGCGGATGCCTCATGGCACACGCCGCCGAGCCATACATGATTGCCGAATGGGGACGCAGGAGAGGCGTCGAACCTACAAGAGACGACTTCGTCGCTTCCGCCGCCGCCGGCGACGAAGACGCCTTGGAGATCCTGGAGAACGCGGGATCGCGCATCGGCAGACACCTGGCGGACCTGGTCAACCTGTTCGATCCCGAAGTGATCGTCGTCGGAGGCGAAGCCGTCCAGTTCGGCGACGCCCTCCTCGACCCGCTCAAGCGATCAATGGACCAGTTTCTGTTTTTCTCCAAGCCCGAGATACAGACGGACTGGGTGCCCAGTTCCTGGGCGAGAGGCGCCGCAGCCTTGGCAACACAAGGCATATTTGACTTCGAGCGCCTGCCCAGCGGTTGA